GTTCCAGATGGTGAAACCGTTGTTCTTCTTGGGCCTTCTGGATGTGGGAAAACGACGTTACTTCGTATGGTTAATCGTCTGAATTCCATTACGGATGGGATTATTTCCATAAATGGTTCAGATATTCATTCAATGGATAAAATTGAGTTGCGTCGAACGATCGGCTATGTCATTCAAAGTAACGGTCTGTTTCCGAACTTAACCATTGAAGACAATGTTGTTGTTGTACCTGATCTCTTAGGCTGGGGTAAACGTGATAAGCGAAAGCGCTACAACGAATTAATGGATTTAATGGGACTTGATCCAGACCAATTCCGAAAACGCTATCCCCATGAATTGTCGGGTGGACAACAACAGCGGATTGGTGTGGCACGTGCCCTTGCTGCAGACCCGCCCGTTATGTTGATGGATGAGCCATTCGCCGCGCTTGATCCCATCATTCGTACGCATATACAAGATGAATTTTTACAGATCAAAAAAGAAGTGAATAAAACGATTGTTTTCGTCAGTCATGATATTGATGAGGCGATTAAAATGGGTGATAAGATTGCCATTTTGAAGGAAGGCAAGCTTATGCAGTATGACACACCAGCAGAATTATTGGCTCATCCCAACAGTGACTTTATTGCTAAATTTGTCGGAGAAGATCGGGCTTTGAAGAGCCTAAGCCTATTCAAAATATGGGATTTAATGGATCGACAGCAGCTGCGCCCGATTGATGCAAAAAGGCACAAAGGAGAACAAATTGTGGCCGACAGCGATTTGAAGGAGGCATTGTCTGTCCTTCTTAATAATGATACAGGTGCTTTGGCTGTGATTGATCAAAAAGGAAAACCTTTAGGTTCAATAACAATGAATCATATTGAGACCTTCCTGCATCAAACCATAGATGGAAAGAGTCTTCAACAAGGAGTGGAAAAATGAAGCCGAACAATCTTGTGGCTCAGATCGTTAGATGGATCTTTGTGCTCCTTGTCGTTGCCTTTTTTTTCTGGGCAATACAAAAAGGGTATTTCTCAAAAATTGTTAATGAACCAGATAGGTTTTTGGTTTTGCTAGGTCAACATTTAGGCATTGTTGGTTTGTCGTCACTTTCGGCGATTATTGTGGCTATTCCACTGGGCATTTTGATCACACGATCAAGCTTTCGTAAGCTAGAGTGGTTGATCATTAATATAGCTAATTTGGGCCAAACCATTCCAAGTCTGGCGGTGTTGGCTTTATCGATGGGGTTCTTAGGCTTGGGCTTTAAGCCTGCAGTATTCGCCTTATTTATCTATTCCATCCTGCCCATTCTTCGTAATACAGTAGCGGGGATTGATTCTATTGATGATAATGTGATTGATTCCGCTAAGGGTATGGGTTTTAAACCCTATCAAATCCTATTTCGTATCGAATTACCAAATGCTTCGTATTCCATCATCGCTGGCATACGGACGTCAATTGTCATTAATGTCGGAACCGCAGCGCTTGCATTTTTAATTGGTGGTGGCGGTTTAGGAAGCTGGATTATCACAGGTATTAACTTGTTTGATAACTCTTATTTACTATCGGGTGCCGTTCCAGTCACCTTGTTGGCGATTGCTGTTGACTATCTATTACGTTTTGTTGAATATATGATAGTTCCGAAGTCATTACGTCAATCATTAGCAGAAGCAAGCTAACCAAGGGGGATAAGCATGAAAAAATATGTTTCGTTAGTCATGGTTGCAATACTTTCTATAGCTTTACTTGCTGCTTGCGGCAGCGATAAAACATCAGGCAGTGGTGATAAGCATGTCACCATTGGTGCGAAAAATTATACTGAGCAATATTTGCTCTCCAAAATAACAGGTCTCTATTTGGAGGATAACGGGTTCACTGTTGATGAAAAGAGTGATCTGGGAAGTACAGCTCTGCGGAAAGCTTTATTAAATGAACAAGTTGATTTTACGTGGGAATACACGGGGACCGCCCTGGTGACTTATTTAAAACAAGATCCCATCGCCGATGCCCAAGAGTCCTTTGATGCTGTTAAGAAAATGGACAAGGAAAAAAATGATTTGGGTTGGATAAACTTGACCGATGTCAACAATACGTATGGTCTTATAATGACAGAAAAAGACGCTAAGGCATTAGGGATTAAGAGCATTAGTGATTTAGCGGCTTATATTAACGATCATCCTGGCGAATTAACAATGGGTACGGATGCGGAATTCGCCAATCGTTCTGATGGCCTTAAGGGTGTTGAGAAAACCTATGGCTTTTCTTTTGGCCAAGACAATATCAAACAAATGAAAGCGGGTATTCAATATAAAGCATTAAAACAAGGTGAGATTGATGTGGCCATGTCATTTTCGACGGATTCAAGAATTGACGCTTTTAACTTAAGATTGTTAGAAGATGATAAGCAATTCTTCCCAGGTTATTATGCGGCTGTATCGATCAGACAACCGGTTCTTGATAAATATCCTAAATTAAAGGATTTAACCGCTGATATTGCTGAGAAATTAGATTCTAAGACGATGAGAGAATTGAATTACAAAGTTGATATTGATGGGAAACAAGTTAAAGAAGTTGCAAAACAATGGCTTCTAGACAATGGCTTGTTAAGCAACTAAATGTTGTATGACAAAGGCCGCTCCAGAATGGGGCGGCTTTTTGAATGCTTTTCTTTATTCAAACCCCATACTATTTTATTGTTTTCAAAATAACACTTAAATCCCACCATAAATAAAATTGAAAATATAACATAAGTTAGGATATCTGAGTTATTGATATTTCTTAATTTCAGGTTTGTTTTTAAAATTTAGAAAATAATGTTGCAACGGAGAATTGATTGTTGTATATTGATTGTGGAAACGATTTCACATTAATCACAACTATAAGATGAACTAATCGCAATCCAAACGACCCAATATCATTCTATCCCATTATGAGTCGGGAGGTGTTCGCGGAAGGAGATTAAATTGGCTACAATCGGTGATGTTGCAAAGTTAGCGGGTCTTTCTCGGACGACGGTTTCCAGAGTGATAAATCATCATCCTTATGTATCAGAAGAAAAAAAGGCGTTGGTCCGTCAAGCGATGAATGAGCTAAGTTATGTCCCGAATTCCATTGCTCAAAATTTGCGCAAACAGGTAACAAAAACGATCGCTGTACTGATCCCAAGAATATCCAATCCCTTTTTTAGTGTGATGGTGGAAGTTATGGAAAATGCTGCGGCGGAAAACGGTTATCAA
This window of the Tuberibacillus sp. Marseille-P3662 genome carries:
- a CDS encoding ABC transporter ATP-binding protein, giving the protein MIEFKNVTKIYEENQKAVDDVSLTVPDGETVVLLGPSGCGKTTLLRMVNRLNSITDGIISINGSDIHSMDKIELRRTIGYVIQSNGLFPNLTIEDNVVVVPDLLGWGKRDKRKRYNELMDLMGLDPDQFRKRYPHELSGGQQQRIGVARALAADPPVMLMDEPFAALDPIIRTHIQDEFLQIKKEVNKTIVFVSHDIDEAIKMGDKIAILKEGKLMQYDTPAELLAHPNSDFIAKFVGEDRALKSLSLFKIWDLMDRQQLRPIDAKRHKGEQIVADSDLKEALSVLLNNDTGALAVIDQKGKPLGSITMNHIETFLHQTIDGKSLQQGVEK
- a CDS encoding ABC transporter permease; amino-acid sequence: MKPNNLVAQIVRWIFVLLVVAFFFWAIQKGYFSKIVNEPDRFLVLLGQHLGIVGLSSLSAIIVAIPLGILITRSSFRKLEWLIINIANLGQTIPSLAVLALSMGFLGLGFKPAVFALFIYSILPILRNTVAGIDSIDDNVIDSAKGMGFKPYQILFRIELPNASYSIIAGIRTSIVINVGTAALAFLIGGGGLGSWIITGINLFDNSYLLSGAVPVTLLAIAVDYLLRFVEYMIVPKSLRQSLAEAS
- a CDS encoding ABC transporter substrate-binding protein, whose amino-acid sequence is MKKYVSLVMVAILSIALLAACGSDKTSGSGDKHVTIGAKNYTEQYLLSKITGLYLEDNGFTVDEKSDLGSTALRKALLNEQVDFTWEYTGTALVTYLKQDPIADAQESFDAVKKMDKEKNDLGWINLTDVNNTYGLIMTEKDAKALGIKSISDLAAYINDHPGELTMGTDAEFANRSDGLKGVEKTYGFSFGQDNIKQMKAGIQYKALKQGEIDVAMSFSTDSRIDAFNLRLLEDDKQFFPGYYAAVSIRQPVLDKYPKLKDLTADIAEKLDSKTMRELNYKVDIDGKQVKEVAKQWLLDNGLLSN